Part of the Sorghum bicolor cultivar BTx623 chromosome 1, Sorghum_bicolor_NCBIv3, whole genome shotgun sequence genome, agtaatgagagggagttccggacggtatcgcttttgaacccgttgagagaccgaagacccggtcacggttgccatctactatccatactcaatttttaaacaattataaattccacatttactagtaaacatgtatgatacaatggacattatatgtagtaataaaaataaatcaagtgatattaacaaaccaattaatttgaactatcctactttctaagatcataaaaatatactataattcattcttgcaaactacattaatactaggtcaaccatgaaatatgatatatatatatatatatggatactaattcatgtgaatgattcaaaataacaacgtgGATTTGAACTAAAAATAAtgcgaacatcacaagccaaaaacaacatgaaaagacaagaaagacaaaagttagtcacctccaaacacgaagagacgatgacggagtcgaagaagatcaacgatgagcgttggagatgaagaacaaatgaagaacaagcaagaagaagctccaagaacaacaatggtgctctcggtttcaaatgggcagaggggaggagggaccggcctataaaccggaactttagcaccggttcagagaaaaaccggttctaaagggttaccctttagcaccggtttgtgttacgaaccggtgctaaagggtttgcctcggcccgtggctctagccggtgctaaagggtccctgccccgacaacacctgtcagtagctgttgggcaggaccctttagcaccggttcgtgttacgaaccggtgttaaaggggtctttaaccccgggccgcaaaaagaccgaggtttttggccattttggacatcgaccaatgcctcattctgtagcagTGTGGATCGGAGTGGAAGTGTTTGTCTCTACTGTCGACCAACTGAGTCAACAACAACCGGGGCCGGAGCTCACCACGTACGGCCGTATCGTGTTCTTGAATATCAGCCCTCAATGGTTGGCATCGTAAACAGATCTCAGATTCTCAAATGAGCACAGTCAATTCTGATCGCCATATTTGACTAACCATCAGACATGCATGAGCGTGACGAACACACGCGCCACTGACAAAACAAAACCAACGCTTTCAAATCTTGGACTACTGACAGCATGCAACAGCTGGATGAAGTTGCAAATTAGTACCGCTAGCAAGTAGTTGCAAGTAATTTTATTCTGCCAATCTAGGATTCTAGGAAGAGCCAACCTGGAGAGTGGCTTCCGTCCCCAACACAAGAACAGTCATAGACTTCGTCGTCCGCACAGCAGGGGTGCGTACGTGATGACACACTGAGACAACAGAAACACAGCCTCAAATTCCCGGGCACGTGTGGCACGTACACGATTCCTTTCCCGGCCGACGACGGCAATGCATTCGATATATTATTAGGCGATGGACCAGGTAACGGGAACCTCGCCGAGGTTGGTGTCGAGCCCGAGCGCCTTCCAGACGCGTTTGGACGTGGCGATCATGTTGTCCTTGCAGCCGCTCTGGGTGTCGCACTCGTCCACGACCTCGGCCACCAGGTTGAGCCCGTTGGGCAGCGAGTTGGTGATGCGGATCTTCCTGTGGCACATGGTTGCGTCCTTGAACCACACCGTGGACAGCGCCACGACGAGGTCGTCGTTGCTGGGGTACTGGCCGTCGCACGCCGTGGGGTCCCCGTCCTCGAAGCTGGTCAGCGCCATCACCGCCGGGGTGCCGGCCTGCTGGGCCACGGCGCACTGCAGAAGCAGGACGGCGACGGCCAGGAACGCAAGCTTGGTGCTCGCCATTACTGCTGCTCGCCCCCCTGTGAAGCTTATGGCTGGCTTACTAGATTTAATTAGCTAACCGTGCTGCACTTTTTGTTGCTTCAGCTATGAGCATTGAGCGGTTTAAATAGGCGGCAGGGATATCACAAACAATGCGATACGAATCCTTTTCTTAGTTCTTACATAGAAAAGTACGATACTTTTCCGGTATACTCGATAGCCGATACACCAGGACAAGGGTGCGCTGTAAAAACGATGCGGTTGAGGAGCCAGATTTTATGGTAATTTTAAGCCAACCAAACttataacttttttttttcgaaaGCGTGCTCAGCGCGTCTTCTTAAGAGAGGTTAGAGTCCAAAGGTTACAAAACCCTGGACAGGCGACGGCAATATGCCGAGGCAAGAAGGCAGCCACACACTAAACAAACATCACCGGCTGGAACGGTCGCGCCGAGGGTTATACTAAGCTTAGGAGAATGGAGAAACCGTTGTTCGCGACTGCGTATGAGCTCGAGAGAACGAGAGGACGGCGACCAACAGCATGCCAAGACTCGTAACACCTGCCGCGATCCACTCGTTAGCCTCGCGTCGACGATCGTAGAGCAGACCTGCAGTGCAGGGCCGGTGACGCGGCCCTGCCGTCGATGACTCGCTTGTTCCAGAGGACCATGGAGTCGAAGCCGCGGCGCTGGTCACCAGGAAAACCCCCTCCTGGGACCTACCAGTCCGACAAGAGAgtgaagccttgtttagttcagaaaatttttttttggtactgtagcatttcgtttttatttgataaacattgtccaatcacagagtaactaggctcaaaagattcatctcacaaattacaggtaaactgtgtagttagtttttatttttgtctatatttaatacttcatgcatgcgaccaaagattcgatgtgacaaaaaatcttgaaaatttttgcgaactaaacaaaagTCTGGAGGTGCGCGGCGCCAGCTCGCGACAGGAGACGATGCCAGACCTCGCGTGTAAAGACGCACGAGACCAGCAAGTGATCTGCCAGACCTCGCATGTAAAGACGCACGGGACCAGCAAGTGATCGGTGGTCTCTTAAGTCTTAACCAAACTTTTATAACTTGACCGTCCGCTCGTTCACTACGTACTGTAAATTTATGTGCATTACAGAGTCAGCAGTGATGCTTTAATTTATCTCACATTCTCGCGGTCAGATCCAGACGCTCAAAATTACATTGCATATAAATAAATGGCCTTAATCTCGGATTTTCTTTAGATAGGTCCACGAAAGTTCAAATCAGCCTCGGTATCCATGGTGAGTGCTGAGTGGTGACACCTTGTAGCCACAAACTAAAATATTAATAGAAAGATGGCCTGCGCAAATAGCACGATTAGTTAGCGTTTTCTTAttactatatatataccaaTTGTAGTTTTTAATACCAGGACAAGCTAAGAGCATTGAGCGGTTTAAATAAGCGGCAGGGATATCGCATATCTTGTTTCAGGACTGCGATACGAATCCTTGTCTTATTCAGAGAAGCACTATACTCTTCCGGTACATTCCGTAGCCGATAATACCAGGACAATGCAAATACCCTGTAAAAACGATGCTTTTGGATTTGATGGTGTCTAATGTGTTACACCGGTAATAAACTAACgcgt contains:
- the LOC8067375 gene encoding putative ripening-related protein 6 — protein: MASTKLAFLAVAVLLLQCAVAQQAGTPAVMALTSFEDGDPTACDGQYPSNDDLVVALSTVWFKDATMCHRKIRITNSLPNGLNLVAEVVDECDTQSGCKDNMIATSKRVWKALGLDTNLGEVPVTWSIA